The stretch of DNA CGTGGCCGGTCACGTAGTTGATGTTCGCGCCGGGGGCGATGCCGATCCCGCCCACCTGCGCGGCCAGCGCGTCGGAAACGTAGTCGCCGTTCAGGTTCAGCGTGGCGATCACGTCGTAGTCCTTCGCCCGCGTCAGGATCTGCTGCAGGAAGGCGTCGGCGATGGCATCCTTGATGATGAGCTTGCCGGCGCCCTCGGCCTCCTTCTGCGCCGCGTTGGCGGCATCCTCGCCCCGGTCGTCCTTGATGCGGTCGTACTCGGCCCAGGTGAAGGTGCGGCCGCCGAACTCGCGCTCGGCCAGCTCGTATCCCCAGTTCTTGAAGGCGCCCTCGGTGAACTTCATGATGTTCCCCTTGTGCACCAGCGTCACCGAGCGGCGGCCGTGCGCCAGCGCGTACTCGATGGCCGCGCGCACCAGCCGGTCGGTGCCCTCCTGCGACACCGGCTTGATCCCGAAGCCGGAAGTCTCGGGAAAGCGCACCTTCCTGAAGCGATCGGGGAAGGCTTCCTTGAAGGCGGCGGCGAACTTCTTCGCGTCCTCGGTCCCCGCCTCGAACTCGATCCCGGCGTAGATGTCTTCCGTGTTCTCGCGGAAGATGACCATGTCCACGTCGCCCGGCTTCTTCACCGGGCTGGGCACGCCCTCGAACCAGCGGACGGGGCGGACGCAGGCGTACAGGTCCAGGATCTGGCGCAGCGCCACGTTCAGCGAG from Longimicrobium sp. encodes:
- the icd gene encoding NADP-dependent isocitrate dehydrogenase, translated to MSDWTPTAPAGGERVEIRGGKLHVPDQPILPFIEGDGTGPDIWNASQPVFDAAVEKAYGGRRKIHWMEVLAGEKSFQQTGSWLPDATLDAFREYLVGIKGPLTTPVGGGIRSLNVALRQILDLYACVRPVRWFEGVPSPVKKPGDVDMVIFRENTEDIYAGIEFEAGTEDAKKFAAAFKEAFPDRFRKVRFPETSGFGIKPVSQEGTDRLVRAAIEYALAHGRRSVTLVHKGNIMKFTEGAFKNWGYELAEREFGGRTFTWAEYDRIKDDRGEDAANAAQKEAEGAGKLIIKDAIADAFLQQILTRAKDYDVIATLNLNGDYVSDALAAQVGGIGIAPGANINYVTGHAIFEATHGTAPKYAGKDQVNPGSVILSGEMMLRYMGWTEAADLIVKGLEGAIAAKTVTYDFERLMEGATKVSCSEFGRRIVQHM